From the Granulicella sp. L56 genome, the window TACAACTGGAAAGCAGGAAACCAGCGTTATGACGACCTCATCTGTAGTATCTTCACCGGGTTCAAGTTTTGCTTCTTTACCGCATTTTGACCGTCCTACCTTTCTGATGTGTGCCCCGGAATGGTATGACGTGAACTACGTCATCAATCCCTGGATGGCAGGCAATCTTCATCAATCCTCACGAGATACGGCATTTGCTCAATGGAAGACGCTGCATCAGCATCTTCAGCAGATTGCCGATGTGCGCCTGCTCCATCCACGGCAAGGATCGCCGGACATGGTCTTTGTCGGCCACACCGCCCTGGTGCAGCACGGTGTTGCAGCCGTCTCCAGCTTCGCCCATCCACAGCGCCAGACGGAAGAGGCCCATCTGCGCCGGTGGTTTCAGGATGCAGGATTCTTAGTATGGGAGACACCTCGCGAGACTGCTTTTGAAGGCGAAGGGGATGTTGTGTTCGACGCGGCTGGTGGGCGGCTGTGGGCGGCTCATGGATCGCGGACCTGCAAGCAGAGCCACAAGCATGTTGCCGATGCGTGGCATACCCCGGTGACCTCGCTGCATCTGGTCGATCCACGTTTCTATCATCTGGATCTTTGCTTTGCGCCGCTCAGCGGCGGAGAGCTGCTCTATTTCCCCGAAGCGTTCGATGCCTCATCGCTGGCCAAGATCGAAGCAGCTTTCAGCGCGGACAAACGCATTGCGGTCAGCGAGAGTGAAGCCACCCAGTTTGCGTGCAACGTCATCAACGTGGGTAAGCATATCCTGATGGGTAAGGTCGAAACTGATTTGGCGCAACGCCTTCGCAATCAAGGATATGAGGTGGCAGAGTTAAACCTCAGCGAGTTCATTCGCGGCGGAGGTTCTGCAAAATCAGTGGTTTTGCGTTTAAGCGATATGAATGTCACTCATGGTTCTGCTGTAAAAGCATAATTCGAAAGGATTAAAGCGCAGGGCTGTCGCGAATCAGCGACAGCCCTGTGCTTTTTCCGTTTATGAAGAAATGTGCGTAGCTGGAGCGATGGCTAGCAGGCAGCTTCTATCTCTTTGAGGATCGCTTCGGCGGCTTCAGCGGGATGAGCGGCCTGAGTAATGGGGCGGCCAACGACCAGCATGGACGCTCCGCGCTCAATCGCGGTACGAGGAGTGGCAATACGCTTCTGGTCGCCGATGTCGCTGCCGGTGGGACGAATTCCGGGAATGACTAGAAGGGCATCCTTGCCTAACTCGGCTCGCAGTGTGCCCACCTCTTCGGCGGAGGATACAAGCCCATTGATGCCGGAACTCTGCGCCAGCTTTGCCAGACGCAGGACCTGTTCGGCAGGGGTGGAGTTGACGCCCGTAGCGGTGAGTTGTGCCGCGTCCATGCTGGTGAGGACGGTGACGGCGAGCAGGCGGGGAGAACCGTAGGCGGTTGCAGCTTCTGCTGCGGCGGCCATCATGGCTGGGCCACCGGAGGCGTGAAGTGTGAGTAAGGAGGCTCCAGCCTGGGTGGCGGAGCGGACAGCTCCGGCTACTGTATTGGGAATGTCGTGGAGCTTGAGGTCGAGGAAGACATTGAAACCGCGATTGCGGAGGGTCTCGACGAGGGAGTTGCCGGTGGCGTAGTAAAGCTCCATGCCAACTTTGAACCATTGGCAGGTGCCGGAGAGCTGGTCTACCAGGTCGAAGGCGGCTTTGGCTGTGGGGAAGTCGAGGGCGACGGCGAGGCGGTCTTTTGTCGAGGGGCTCACGTTAATAAGTCTAACTGGGTTTGTTGTTCGGGATAAACGGTGGTGATATGCACCGTTTATCCCATTCCTAATAGGGCTCTTTATTTGATAGGGTCCATGACGACTGCGACGTCCAGGCGCCTTGTACTGCCGGGGATATCGAGCGAGCCCAGCACCAGCGGTTTGCCTGCGGTCAGGAACGATGTCCCTTCCAGGATGGTCTGCCGGATGATCGGGTCCTGCGGTCCCACTCCTGAGGGCTGGTCCGCTACGCTCGATTGCTCCACCTTGGAACGCAGCCTTATGGCATCGGCGGACTCATCCAGCAACACATCGAAGTTAAGGCCTGTGTCAATATAGGTTACCTGTGTCGATGTACCCGACTTTGCGTTATCGTAAGACCCAGTCACGATGGGTGTTCTGCTGCCTTGCTTGAGTTGGGTCCTCTCCCCCGAAATCACAACCATCGATAAATGTTGCGTCCCAATGCTCTTGGCTCCATCCAGCTCGGTAATGGTATAGGTCAGGCGATAGGCCTTCTTTGGCCGGTCAAGGTCTTTGATGATCTTTTCGGCGATTGCCATGTCATCAGCGGTGCATCGGACGACAATAGCATTTTGTCCGGGAACCAGCAGGATTTTATCTGAGGAAGTAAGAATATTGCGAAGGGTGGTTGCTATTTCATTGGCATCATTCGCCATGCCGCCGAAGTTGTTATCGGATCGGTTGAAGGTGTTGAGGTAGAAGGTTCGGACCGACTCATCCCCTGGCTTCGCGGCAGCAGGCGCAGATTGCGCCAATGCGCCAAGCGTACCGAGTGTTAAGGCCAAGGCCATCCCCAGAATTCCGTTTGCAAGTTTCATTGTCCATCTCCCTCTTCCGTGGCAGTTCGATTCCATTCCTTCTCCTTTTTGAAACTTCGATTTTATGGTCAAGATTTGTTCATCGCTTCTTGCGCCAATTTCTTCTTGTCCGCTTGCTCTTTGGTGAATCGCTTAAAGAACCTGTCGAACTCTGCTCTTTTCTGCTCGTCTTGCGCAGCCCACTTCGCGGGATCGATCGCAGCCAGCTCTTCGGGGGTGCGCGTGCGGACGAAACGCACCAACAGCTTCTCCTGCTCGGTCAGTGGCAGGGGAGGAGCAGGGCGACTGGGGGCGTTCATCTCCCGCACGGCCAGCGCCTCCTCGGGATCGATGACCTCCAGCCTTCTCGGCTTTGGCGTGCGTGGCGACCGGGTAACGATTGCAGGCCTCTGCGTCTCTACGCTTTCGGCCACTGTCGCTGAAGGCGAGGGAGGCAGCGGTGTCGAGGGAATTGCCTTCGCGGATTGCATGGGAGCGTATCGCCGCTGATGGATAGCCGGAACCGCCAGAACGAGCGCGACGACGCCTGCCAGCACAGCCGCATAAGCCATTGGCTTGGCGGTAATCCCGTGCCGGATTGCCGCTAGCCAGTCCCGTCGAGAACGAGCCGCCCCCTGGTTCTGGACCGCATCAAGGATGCGGCGCTCCATTCCTGCTGAAGCTTCGGCATCTCTTAGACCTGCCAGCACCTTTTCAATTGCCTGATCGGAATCCTTCATCGCCTGGTTTCTCCTTTCCCTAGCCGTTCGCGCAGTCGTGTCCGTGCCCGGAAGAGCAGTGCGCGAACCGCCGACTCGCTTCGCCCCAATACCTCTGCCATCTCTGCCGTTTCCAACTCTTCGATTGCCGAGAGCAGAAGGGCATGGCGCTCTCCCCTTGGCAGCCTCTCCATCTCGCGCAGGACGGAGCCGATACGCTGCGCTTCGTCGAGCGCCCTGTCGGCGGGTACGCTGCTTGCGGCCAGCGTCCCGGCAAAGACCTCGTCAAGTTGATCCGGCCGAATGCGGCGACGGCGGTCGAGGGCGAGGTTCCACGCGATGCGGACCAGCCATACCCGCATGTCGCGCACCTCGGGCAGGGAGTTGCGGTGCTCCAGAACGCGGACGAAAGCATCCTGCACCACGTCCTCGGCTTCCGTCCGACTGCGCAGGACGGAGTGGGCCACGCGGAAGAGCAGCGAGGAGTATGTCTCCACGAGAGCCGCGAGATCGACCTCCGACCGCGCACTCTCCATGGACCCCAAAGCCAAACTGTATCCCTCGAACGACGCCATAAGTCTCTTCTATGCTGACAGACGCAAGGGAACTGTTTGCGCTCGAAAATATTTGGCGCAGTTGTGCCAGGGAATCAAGGGCGATCTATATAGATAATGGAAAAGGGCACGACGGAAGCCGTGCCCTTCAGGGTGTGATCGAAAGAGAGTTTTAGAGGCTATTCGCCATAGTGACCGTTAGGCATGACCGGAATCTGGAGTTGGGCCAGAAGCTCCTGGGCGAGCTTGGGGTCGCCTCCACGTACCGGCTCCAGCTTGACCTTGCCTAGCCCGTGGATGCCTACGGCTTTGGCGGCAGCGTAGGAGAGGTCGATGACGCGGTCTTCAGGAACCGGACCGCGATCGTTCACGCGGACAAAGATGGACTTGTGATTTCTGAGGTTGGTGACCCTGATCCAACTGCCGAGGGGCAGGCTGCGGTGGGCGCAGGTGAGGGCGTACATATTGAAGGGTTCGCCGTTGGCGGTGGTGTGGCCCTGGAAACGGGTGCCGTACCAGGAGGCTTCGCCGATCTGGTACCAGTGATGCGCCTTTGCCTTGTGCCCGGACTGGGTTGCAGATTCTTTTGCGGCCGGAGCAGGATCGCTGGCTGCGGATGCCGCGACACCGAAGGCCATCATCAGAGTGACGACGACAACTCCGCCTTTCATCAAAGTGACCTTGCGGTCGCGTATTGTGGAAGGAATCAGTTTCATGCAATCTCCACTCCTTATTGTCTTGAGTTGAACCAGCTAAGTCAAACCCCAGGAGCAGTTTAAGTGGCAAAGTCGCTTGCCGGATCCAAATGTTTGTGCTAAAGGAATATGAGATGCGGCAGGCCGCTAATCGCCCGGATTAGGGGCTTTTAATGCTCGATTTATCCTCTTTGGGACGTTTTGACCGTATGCTGTAATTTTTTGAGAAAGTTACTGAAAAAGGCTCTTTTTTGGCTTTTCCCTCCAAAATGCGGACCGTGCTGACGATTGCCGGGTTCGATCCTTCCTCGGGCGCCGGGGTGACGGCGGACCTGATGGTGTTTGCGGCGCATGGCCTTTTTGGTACTTCGTGCATTACCAGCTTGACGGTGCAGTCGACGGTTGGGGTGCTGACAGCGCATCCGATACGTCCGGAGACAGTAAAAGAGACGCTCGATTGCCTGCACGGCGACCTGCCTGCTGCAGGTATCAAAATTGGGATGCTCGCGACGGAGGAGACCGTTGCCGTGGTGGCCGACTTTTTGGGAGAGCTAAAAGACAGAGGGCAGCGGGTACCGGTGGTGCTTGATCCCGTGCTGCGGTCGAGCTCGGGCAGGGAACTGCTGGATGAGGCTGGAGTTACGATGTTGCGGGAGAGATTGCTGCCGCTGGTGGACTGGGTGACTCCTAATATAGATGAGCTGGGGATTTTGACGGGGAGCCGAGTCGTGGAACGGGGTGATCTGCCGGGAGCGACTCGAGTGCTTCAGGGGGAGTATGGCGGATTGAATGTTCTGGCTACGGGAGGGCACTTGGAGCCTCCGGATGATTTTCTGCTCACTACGGCTGGCGGGACGTGGTGGCTGCCGGGAGCGCGGGTCGATTCGACCTCGACGCATGGGACGGGGTGTGCGCTTTCGAGCGCTCTGCTAAGCGGTCTGGTGCAGGGCAAGAGTGCTTATGAGGCCGCGGTGAGCGCGAAGATCTATGTCGCCGAGGCGATTCGGACGGCTGCCGGGCTGGGACATGGGCGAGGACCGCTGAATCATCTTTGGCCGCTGGAGTAATTTCAGGGATGACGGGTGAGTGGCAGTGCAAAGATTATCGCGATCGCGAGTGCTGGAAGCTCCTATAATTTCGAATTGCCGGTGACTTCTTCTTCAAGAGGGATTTCCTTTATGCGTCTCGTACATGCTTCTACGTTTGCCATTGCTTTTGTTCTTCTGGTTCCTGCGTTTTTGGGCGCGCAGGCGCAAGGGGATGGTTCGCGCTCGGTCGCCGATGGCGGCATCTCGGTAGCAGGTTGGACAGGGCAGATCGACGCCAATGCTGCGAAGGCGGGAAAGACGATCAAGGATGCCAAGCTCTCAGAAGAGGGCAAGGTGCTGCATGTGACGACCGGGCCGGCGGTGTCGTATTGGACTCCCGCGGACACAGCGTCGGGCGACTACACGGTAAGCGCGACCTTTAATGAGCCGAAGTACATGAACCTGAACAGCCACCCTCATCCATATGGTGTCTTTATCGCCGGTAACGATATGGGGACGGATCAGCAGAGCGATCTTTACTGCGCAGCCTATGGCAATGGCACCTTTATTGTGCGGGGATTCGGACCGGCGCCATTTCAGATGAATGGGCGGAGCGGAGAGTCGGATGCGGTGCACAAGGCCGCAGGGGTGGGGCAGCCGGTGACGCAGACGATCGCACTTTCAGTGAAGGGCAGCAAGGTGGAGTGCGCCATCAACGGTACCGTGGTTGCGAGCTACGACAAGTCCGAACTGGTGACGGCGGGAAAGCTGAAGTCGACCGATGGGGTCTATGGGATTCGCTTTGCGCATAACACCGAGGGTACCGTGACCGACTTGAAGGTGACAAAGCCGTAGTTGCGTGGGCGGAGAGGGTTCCATTTCGGAACTGCAAATGTTTGCAACTAGCTGATTTACATTGACTAACATGGCGTCAATGGTGAAAAATCCTTCTGCTGTCAGAATCTCAGGCTAATGCCACAGGTAGCGATGCCGATGAAGACTCTGATGGAGGATTTCATTGGCATGGCTCTGACTGCACTCTTTCCCGATGCTGCCCAAATGAGACGCACCGCCGTCTTGCACGACGCCGAAACTGCGAAGCGAGTAATTCGCAGGCGGCCCACTCAGGTACAGGGACAGGCGCTTGAAAAACTGGGGCGCGCCATTGAGTATCTGATGGACTCGCGAATGGCCTTGATCGATGAGCCTTCGACTAAAGCAGATGCAGAAGCGTTGGAGGTTCTGATGCGGTTGAGCCGGTGCGTCTTCTCGGAGTGCAAGGAGATCGTTCCCGTGAGACGGCGCCTGAAGGCGTGGGCGCTGGCCAAGCTCGTTAGAGCCTGAGGGTATTTGCTACCTTTAAAGAACGATGCCTCTTACGCTTGTTCTTAACGGCCAGTCCCGCACCTTCGATACACTTACGCAGCCCGCAAATCTTGATCTTGTCATCGCAGAACTTGGGCTGAAAGGGGATCGCGTCGCGGTTGAGCACAATGGCACGATCGTTCCGCGGAGTGCGTGGGCTCAGACCGAGGTTGCGGCAGATGACCGGCTGGAAGTCGTCCACTTTGTGGGTGGCGGAAGCCAAGGGCAAAACTAGACGGAGCGTCCGGCGATGAGATCGCTGAGAACGGTCTCCCACTGATCGCCGTAGTCTTTCCAGCCGCCTAGGCTTTGAACACGCCGAAGGGCTGCTTCACTCATTCTTGATTGCAGGGCCGGGTCATCGGCTAGCTGCTGCATCCTTTCGGTGAGAGCAGCAACATCGCGAATGGGGACAATGAAGCCTTCAACGCCATCGGTGAAGAGGTCTTCACCGCCAGTGTTGGTCGAGCAGAGAACGGGGCAGCCGCAGGCGAGGGCCTGTCCCTGAACCAGAGCGAGACCTTCTTCGAGGCTGGGAAGAACCATGACGTGGCTGGTGCTCATGAATCGGGCCAGCGTCTCCTGATTGACCGACCCTAAAAATTCCACGTTCTCGCGAGGTAGACGATTGAGAACCGTCTTGAGATCGGGATTGAGCGCTCCAACGACGCGGAGACGCTTTGCCGGATGACGGAGTTTGGCAAAGGCTTCGAGCAGGTAGGGAACTCCTTTGCGCAGGCCAACGGAGCCCGCGAAGAGAACTTCAAAACGGTCGGATGGCGGTTCGCCGGTGCGGGTGAAGCGTTCGAGCCGGACACCATAGGGGATGACGCGGAGCTTTTCTGCCGGGATGCCCATTTCCACGAAGGAGCGGGCAGCGAAGCGCGAGGGAACGGTGATGGCGTCCGCCATCTCGTAGATCTTCTCTTCGCGAATGGTGTCGCGGATGTCGGAGATAGGACGCTCAACACCCCAGCGACGATACTCGTCGGCGACGAGCTGCTCCTGATAGCGCTGGTGCGATGAGCCGCGATCACAGATAAACTTGCCGCCGCGCTGCTGGACGAGCCGTCCGGTTTTGAGCCCGGCACCAGAGAGAGCGATAAAGGCGTCGCAGGGAGGGATGCGGCGGAGTGTCCACTCATCGAAGGAGAGCGCGTTGACGTAGCCCAGTTGATCGCGCAGCCAGCGGGAGTCGACACGGGAACGAAGGACGAGCATCTCGGGCGCGTGGAACCAGGGAAAAGTCTTTACTTTGGCGTGATCGAGGCCCTCGCGCTTCAGTCGCGCCCAGGGCCAGGTGGAGTAGATGGCTTCGAGGTGGCCGCGGCGCTCGAGTTCGCGCGCGAGTTCGAAGTGATGGAAGACGCCAAAGACAGCCTGAACAATTCGCATGAGGGCTCGGGAGGAGGACTGAGTCGATAGTACCAAAGCGAGGGAAGTGGGAGATTGGCTGGGATTTTGGGGTAACGTTTTCCAGAGGCGATTTTTAAGGCGCTTCGCACCTTTCTTGATGTATTCTTCCCCAGACACCCGGAGCCATAATGAAACGATTTAGTATTGCCATTCTCGCGCTTATCTCTGCGTCTGCACTCGGTCAATCGAAGCCTTCTGCTTATCTCGACCCATCGTTGCCGGCGGCTGTGCGCGCTCACGATGTGGTCTCGAAGATGACGCTCGACGAGAAGGCATCGCAACTCGAAGATTGGGCCACGGCGATCCCGCGGTTGGGGATCCCTGACTATCAGACGTGGAGCGAGGCGCTGCACGGCGTGGCGAACTCTGGATTTGCCACCGTGTTTCCTCAGGCGATTGGTATGGCCGCGACATGGGACCCGTCGATGGTGCATGAGATGGGCGATGTCATCTCGACGGAGGGCCGCGCGAAGTACAACGAGGCGCAGCGGGAAGGGAACCATCGCATCTTCTACGGGCTGACCTTCTGGTCGCCGAATATCAATATCTTTCGCGATCCGCGCTGGGGTCGGGGGCAGGAGACCTATGGCGAAGACCCGTTTCTGACCAGCCACATGGGCGACGCATTTGTTCAGGGTGTACAAGGGGACGACCCTGCGCACCCGGTTGCCATTGCGACAGCCAAGCATTTCGCGGTGCATAGCGGGCCTGAATCACTGCGGCACGTCTTCAACGTCGATGTCAGCCCACGCGATCTGGAAGAGACCTACCTGCCCGCGTTCCGCTCGCTGGTTGTGGATGGTCATGTGAAGTCGGTGATGTGCGCCTACAACGCCATTGATGGCACCGCTGCGTGTGCCAACAAGATGCTATTGCAGGACCACCTGCGCGGAGCGTGGGGCTTCAAGGGCTTTGTCGTATCGGACTGCGCCGCCATTGTCGATGTCACGCACGGGCATCACAATGCGCCGGACATTATGCACGCTGCGGCGATCTCAATCGAAGCCGGCACTGATCTATCGTGCAGCATCTGGTCTCCGGGATTTAATACACTGGCCGATGCCGTTCGGAAGGGCGTGGTCTCCGAAGATCTTTTGACGCGTTCCGCGGAGCGCTTGTACACAGGACGCTTTGAGCTTGGCATGTTTGGCGCACCGGGATCGAGTCCCTACGACAAGATACCGTTCTCTGAAGACGCTTCCGAGGAGCACCGCCAGGTTGCCTTGAAGGCAGCGGAAGAGTCGATGGTGTTGTTGAAGAACAATGGCGTGCTGCCGCTACGCCAGACGGTGAAGAACATCGCCGTGATTGGACCGACTGCCGATCTTCTGGCTTCGCTGGAAGGAAATTACAACGGCGTGGCGCTGCACCCGGTCTCTCCGCTTGATGGGATTGCCAAACAGTTTCCCGGAGCGAAGATTCATTATGCCCAAGGCTCCATGCTGGCCGATGGCGTTGGCGTGCCGGTGCCGCGTACGGTCTTTGGCTCTGGATTGCGCACCGAATATTTTGCCACCTCCGATTGGACGGGACGGCCAGTTGCGGTGAGTACCGAGCCGGAGGTCCAGTACGACTGGCGTGATGCCGTGCCGAACCCGGAGATCCATACCCACAACTACTCTGTTCGCTGGAGCGGCAAGATGAGCGCGCCAGCGGCAGGAAAGTACACTTTCATCTTTGAGGGAGGCCCGCCCTTTCCCTATTCCCCGAAGGAGTCGTACCGGTTTGTGCTCGACGGCAAGGTGCTCTCCGAGGGGCGCCTCGACGGCGGCAAACTCGACATGGGAGCGTTCACGGTGGCCAAGGGGGCGTCGCCTTCGGCTCCGCCGGTGATGACCGGCTCTCGCCCGGCACGGATTGAAGTGACGTTCAACGATACAAAGGCTCATGACTTCCAGCTTGAATATAGCCACTCTGGCGACCGTGCCGGAGGAAGCGCTGTGCTCAAGTGGGAGACCCCTGCACAGGTTCAGATTGACGAAGCAGTTGCCGCGGCAAAGGCGTCTGACGTTGTGCTCGCCTTTGTCGGGCTTTCGCCACAGTTGGAAGGCGAAGAGATGCCCATCAAGATCAAGGGCTTCGATGGCGGCGACCGCACCAGCATCGATCTGCCTGAATCGCAGAAGCAGATGCTCGAAGCTGTGGCAGCAACAGGGAAGCCGGTCATCGTCGTATCGCTGAGCGGCAGTGCGCTGGCGCTCTCGTGGGCGAAGGAACATGCGGCGGCAGTTTTGCAGGCATGGTATCCGGGAGTGGCGGGTGGCACAGCGATTGCCCGCACGCTGGCTGGAGAGAACAATCCTGCTGGCCGTCTGCCGATCACCTTCTATGCCAGTACCGATGATCTTCCTGCCTTCACGGACTACTCCATGAAGAACCGGACCTATCGCTACTTTACGGGCAAGCCGCTCTGGGGATTTGGCTATGGCTTGAGCTATTCCAGCTTCCGCTACGGGCCGGTGAAGCTGTCATCTTCTTCCGTGACTGCCGGACAGCCATTGACTGCGACCGTCAGCGTGACGAATACCAGCGCACGGGCAGGCGATGAGGTTGTCGAAGCTTATCTCAAGACGCCACAAGTCGATGGTCCTGAGCGCTCGCTGGTCGGCTTCAGGCGAGTTCACCTGAAAGCCGGAGAAAGTCGCCAAGTCTCTCTGGAGCTGAGTCCGCGTTCGCTCTCGGGCGTCGATGAAAAGGGACAGCGTTCGATTCTTGCTGGCGAATACCGGCTGAGCGTCGGATCGACACAACCTGCGGAGACAACGCGTAAGTCAGAGACAACCTTCGATATTCATGGCACAGCCGCGCTTCCAAAGTAAATCGCCTAGTCGCAGTCGGAGGCTGTAGTTGCGGTTCAGAAGATTCTGTCGGTTTTGCCGCTAAGAGATCGTCAGGCAGTCCGCTGTAGACTTGGTTAAAGTTCACTGGCGAGGTGGATCCATGCCAAACTACACGAAGACTGCCGAGGCGATCTCTCGGCTTTCTCCAGAGGAATTCAAGGTCACCCAACAAAGCGGGACCGAGCGGCCCTTCGAGAATGCCTATTGGGATCATGATGAGCCCGGTTTGTATGTCGATATCGTATCGGGCGAGCCGCTGTTTTCGTCACTCGATAAATTTCACAGCAACTGCGGCTGGCCAAGTTTCACTAAGCCGGTTGAGCCAGAGAATGTGGACGAACGGTCTGATAGCAGCCATGGAATGAAGCGGACCGAGGTTCGGTCGCTCCACGGCGACAGCCACCTCGGTCATGTCTTTGATGATGGACCCAAAGACGCCGGTGGCTTGCGCTATTGCATCAACTCTGCTTCGCTGCGTTTCATTGCTCTTGATGAGCTTGAGAGCGAAGGTTACGGCAGCTATCTCAACCTGTTTGAGTCTCAGAAAGGGAAGTGACGACAATGGCCTCATCCAACGAACATGCAATTCTTGCCGGCGGCTGTTTCTGGGGAGTGCAGGATTTATTGCGCCGCTATCCGGGCGTCATCTCTACGCGCGTCGGATACACGGGCGGTGACGTCTCGAATGCGACCTACCGCAATCACCATGGCCATGCCGAAGCGATTGAGATCGTCTTCGACCCTGAGAAGCTTTCTTACCGTCGACTTCTGGAATTCTTTTTTCAGATTCACGATCCGACGACTTTGAACCGTCAAGGAAACGATACGGGGACAAGCTATCGCTCGGCGATCTTTTACACGACCGACGAGCAGCGGAAAATTGCCGAAGAGACCATCGCCGATGTCAACGCCTCCGGGTTGTGGCCAGCCAAGGTGGTGACGGAGGTCGCCCCAGCGAGCGATTTCTGGGAGGCTGAGCCGGAGCATCAGGATTATCTGGAGCGCATTCCGAATGGATACACCTGCCACTTCATCCGACCGGGCTGGGTGCTTCCACGACGAACCAAGTGAACGCTACTGAGAGATAGGCTCGAATTTCAAGGGTGGCGTACACTTGGAGGGATAACTACGCGAACAGAAAGATTACGCCAAACTGTTCCGACGCATGACGGTCCCGGAGGGATCGGTGTCGAATGCCCTCTTCCCAAGTACAAAGCCCGTCGCTTAGAAGCGCATCACCCGAGATTCCAGTCGTGGCGATTGGCGCATCGGCAGGCGGCCTGGAAGCTCTTACGGCGATTCTCCGTGCTCTTCCCACTGATATCGCCATGGCATTCATGCTGATTCAGCATCTTGACCCTAAGCGCCATAGCATTTTGCCAGAACTGCTCTCGAAGGCGACCAGGATTCCTGTGCTGGAAGCCATCGATGCTATGAAGATCGAGTCGAATCGCGTCTATGTAATGCCGAGCAATGTTGATATTTCCATTACCGATGGCCACTTTGGGCTGACGCCGCGAATCCTGGATCACAAGCAGCATTTGCCTATCGACATCTTCATGCGCTCTCTGGCGGATGTTCGCAAAAGCCAGGCCATCGGCGTCATTCTCTCAGGTACCGCCTCGGACGGCACCGCGGGGGTTGAAGCAATTCGCGCCGAAGGTGGGGTGACCTTCGCGCAGGATCCCGAGACAGCGAAGTTCGACGGCATGCCTCGGAGCGCGATTGAATCCGGCTGCATTGATTTCGTTTTACCTCCCGAGAAGATTGCGGCGGAGTTGTCCTGGATGAGCAGTCATCCCAACGCCCGGAGAAAATCGGTTGATTCGCTGGAAGAACCAAAGGACGATGACCACGTTTTCGATTCAATCTTGAGACTGGTGAGCACTTCGCAAGGCGCCGACTTCACCAAATACAAACCCAACACCATTCATCGGCGTACCCAGCAGCGGATGGCCGCTCTCAGCATCGTTTCCCTTGCAGCCTATCTCACTTATCTCGGAGAGCATCCGGAAGAGGTGGCAACCCTCTCAAATCACGTTCTGATTCCGGTAACAGAGTTCTTTCGCAATCCAGAGGTCTTTGAGGACCTTGCAAGTACGGTTTACCCGGCGATTGTTGGAGAAA encodes:
- a CDS encoding dimethylarginine dimethylaminohydrolase family protein, translating into MTTSSVVSSPGSSFASLPHFDRPTFLMCAPEWYDVNYVINPWMAGNLHQSSRDTAFAQWKTLHQHLQQIADVRLLHPRQGSPDMVFVGHTALVQHGVAAVSSFAHPQRQTEEAHLRRWFQDAGFLVWETPRETAFEGEGDVVFDAAGGRLWAAHGSRTCKQSHKHVADAWHTPVTSLHLVDPRFYHLDLCFAPLSGGELLYFPEAFDASSLAKIEAAFSADKRIAVSESEATQFACNVINVGKHILMGKVETDLAQRLRNQGYEVAELNLSEFIRGGGSAKSVVLRLSDMNVTHGSAVKA
- the pyrF gene encoding orotidine-5'-phosphate decarboxylase; protein product: MSPSTKDRLAVALDFPTAKAAFDLVDQLSGTCQWFKVGMELYYATGNSLVETLRNRGFNVFLDLKLHDIPNTVAGAVRSATQAGASLLTLHASGGPAMMAAAAEAATAYGSPRLLAVTVLTSMDAAQLTATGVNSTPAEQVLRLAKLAQSSGINGLVSSAEEVGTLRAELGKDALLVIPGIRPTGSDIGDQKRIATPRTAIERGASMLVVGRPITQAAHPAEAAEAILKEIEAAC
- a CDS encoding secretin N-terminal domain-containing protein, whose amino-acid sequence is MKLANGILGMALALTLGTLGALAQSAPAAAKPGDESVRTFYLNTFNRSDNNFGGMANDANEIATTLRNILTSSDKILLVPGQNAIVVRCTADDMAIAEKIIKDLDRPKKAYRLTYTITELDGAKSIGTQHLSMVVISGERTQLKQGSRTPIVTGSYDNAKSGTSTQVTYIDTGLNFDVLLDESADAIRLRSKVEQSSVADQPSGVGPQDPIIRQTILEGTSFLTAGKPLVLGSLDIPGSTRRLDVAVVMDPIK
- a CDS encoding RNA polymerase sigma factor, producing MASFEGYSLALGSMESARSEVDLAALVETYSSLLFRVAHSVLRSRTEAEDVVQDAFVRVLEHRNSLPEVRDMRVWLVRIAWNLALDRRRRIRPDQLDEVFAGTLAASSVPADRALDEAQRIGSVLREMERLPRGERHALLLSAIEELETAEMAEVLGRSESAVRALLFRARTRLRERLGKGETRR
- a CDS encoding septal ring lytic transglycosylase RlpA family protein → MKLIPSTIRDRKVTLMKGGVVVVTLMMAFGVAASAASDPAPAAKESATQSGHKAKAHHWYQIGEASWYGTRFQGHTTANGEPFNMYALTCAHRSLPLGSWIRVTNLRNHKSIFVRVNDRGPVPEDRVIDLSYAAAKAVGIHGLGKVKLEPVRGGDPKLAQELLAQLQIPVMPNGHYGE
- the thiD gene encoding bifunctional hydroxymethylpyrimidine kinase/phosphomethylpyrimidine kinase, translated to MAFPSKMRTVLTIAGFDPSSGAGVTADLMVFAAHGLFGTSCITSLTVQSTVGVLTAHPIRPETVKETLDCLHGDLPAAGIKIGMLATEETVAVVADFLGELKDRGQRVPVVLDPVLRSSSGRELLDEAGVTMLRERLLPLVDWVTPNIDELGILTGSRVVERGDLPGATRVLQGEYGGLNVLATGGHLEPPDDFLLTTAGGTWWLPGARVDSTSTHGTGCALSSALLSGLVQGKSAYEAAVSAKIYVAEAIRTAAGLGHGRGPLNHLWPLE
- the thiS gene encoding sulfur carrier protein ThiS — protein: MPLTLVLNGQSRTFDTLTQPANLDLVIAELGLKGDRVAVEHNGTIVPRSAWAQTEVAADDRLEVVHFVGGGSQGQN
- a CDS encoding glycosyltransferase family 4 protein is translated as MRIVQAVFGVFHHFELARELERRGHLEAIYSTWPWARLKREGLDHAKVKTFPWFHAPEMLVLRSRVDSRWLRDQLGYVNALSFDEWTLRRIPPCDAFIALSGAGLKTGRLVQQRGGKFICDRGSSHQRYQEQLVADEYRRWGVERPISDIRDTIREEKIYEMADAITVPSRFAARSFVEMGIPAEKLRVIPYGVRLERFTRTGEPPSDRFEVLFAGSVGLRKGVPYLLEAFAKLRHPAKRLRVVGALNPDLKTVLNRLPRENVEFLGSVNQETLARFMSTSHVMVLPSLEEGLALVQGQALACGCPVLCSTNTGGEDLFTDGVEGFIVPIRDVAALTERMQQLADDPALQSRMSEAALRRVQSLGGWKDYGDQWETVLSDLIAGRSV